The Leopardus geoffroyi isolate Oge1 chromosome C1, O.geoffroyi_Oge1_pat1.0, whole genome shotgun sequence sequence CCCACATATTCTGGTACCTTGCAGCGATACAGAGGAAGTACTTTTCCTTGGAGAGGGACGGatccttgtttttttaaacacccTGGGCTACAGTGGAGGCTGACTGTAACTTAATTCTTCAGTGGTTTTAAAGGTCTAGAGTCTAGTGTGAGCTCAAGTTGTCTGTGTTCATGATGAATTAATAGAACTGAGCTGGATATTTGAGATAGGTTGTGAATGTGACCAGGGAGAAAGCTTCCTTTAGCTAAGAGATCAGCTTgctccagccccttccccagcctttcccccgaggggggtggggagactggaAACCTGAGTGCATGCCCAAGGTTGGGGAGGAGCTCTAAGCTCTTTGTTCTGTCCTTCCCTGAACAGCAGACAACTCCTTGGGGACCCAAACCTCCCCTTACAGCTTTATTGTTCTTCCTGCCCACAGCTCTATCTCCCATGGGGAGTGGTGTCTGAAACTTGAGGTGGGCGGGGCTGGAACTGACAGGCTCTCATTGATCATGCTCAGAAGCTGGCGGGATACCCTGATTTCCCTGTGGGCCCTGTCGGGCATGTCGTAGTCACCACCACCCCAATAACCACAGGCACTCTGTATGGGAATTGGGGGGTAGGGATGGGAGGGGTGGGAACAAGCCTCAAGTGAACCCTGGTATCATCCTTGAGCTGATAATTGAAAGGTAGGACATTTAAATCATTCTTatgaattaacttattttttaaagtgctgtgTGGAGCATTACCGAcccttctctctttatttcttatcAACAATTAGCAGTGTCCCTGTGACCCCTACCACTATGCTTTGTTGGGAGAAAgcctcaaatgtttattgaataaatgtttatttcccttcTCACTGACTATTTAAATTGAGGGACTCATAACTTTGTAACTGGCCTTCCAGTCACATGACTTGTAACTGGTCTTGTTTTGCCCCTTCCAGTTAATCCCACAGCATCACCATCATCAGTGTTGTCACTTCCCTCCCAAGTAACAGCTGCCGTTTATTTTAGCACTGTTCTAGGGAATATGCAAGCACGTTGCCATGTATTAGTCTCAGAATTAATCCTCACGGTGACTGAAATTGGTTGTCATTATTCtgttttacagatatggaaacttaAGACTTGTAATTAAGTGATTTGGTTAAGCTGATAAAATCAATTAAGGTTGTAAGTCCCcatgtcttattatttttctaaaacattgtGTAGAACCGTGTTGTAACTCTGCTGCTCAGAAACCTTCAAAGGTTCCCATTGCCTAAGGGGTTAACATGCACTTTTCTCATCTCCTCAACCAGGAGGGCTCATTTCCAAACTACACAGCTCTGGTTTaatgcctccctccccccaccccccgccaccttttttaaatttatttcttttgaaagagaggagagagagagaatcccaagcaggctccatgctatcagcacagagcccaactcagggctcgatctcaaaccatgagatcatgacctgagctgaaatcaagagtcagtgagggacgcccggtggctcagtcagttaagcgtctgacttcagctcaggtcacaatctcatggtttgtgagtttgagccccgcgttgggctctgtgctgacagctcggaacctggagtctgcttcgtttctgtatctctctttctctctgttcctcctcagctcacactctgtctctctcttgcctacaaaaataaacaaacattaaaaaaaaaaaaagtcaggcggcacttgggtggctcaatcggtttagcatctgacttcggctcaggtcatgatctcatggttcgtgggtttgagccccgcattgggctctgtgctgaaagcttggagcctggagcctgcttctgattctgtgtgtccctctctctctgcctctaccctgctcacgctgtctctctctctctctcaaaaataaataaatgtaaaaaaaaaattttttttttaaagtcagatgctcaacctactgagccacccaggtctcccatttttcttttgatgagtgAGCCTAGGAATCAGGAATCAAGTGGCCCTGGGTCTGCCACTCACTGTCTTTGTCCAATGAGAGCATAGAATCTGAGCAAAAGTGACTTGGTCACCCTGGCACTTGGGTCTAGACATTGTTGGGCTATAAATCAGTGGTCCTGACACAGGTTGTTTGAGCACTGGGAAGTCTTGGAAGTGCACAGCGAGGTATATGACAGCCTCAATTTCCAGCCCATTTTCAACCCACTATTGATCTCAGATGTTTGTAATACTGGAAAGTTAGAAAAACGTAAATGTCCAGTGATGGAAGATAAACTAGAAAAACGAAATATCTAACAATAGCTTATTTTTTGGAACAAGCTAAATGACTTTGGCCAAATTTGTTTTTGGTGGTGAGGCTTGAATGATAGGTGTGTGAACGCATTTTATCCATTGAAAAGTATCATACAGCTGTGTGTTTATTATCTTTCATTGTATTTCTACATTAATTGGAAAAATACTCCAGCCTGTATAGGTAATTCCCCCAAAGTTCCCCACATGCTTCTAGCAATTTGGCATCATTGGAATTATATTTATAAGCTCTCAGAATGATTCTTTTGAAACATAATTTGGATATACAAGAATATTTTTTAGAGACGTCTGGGTggtgtcagttaagcgtccggctcttggtttcagctcaggtcatgagctcacggttcgtgagttcaaattctgcttggggctccgtgctgacagtgcagagcctgcttgggattctctttcactcccttgctctctgtccctccccatttgtgcatatgcactctctcaaaataagtgaataaacttaaaaaaatatttttttaaattttacaataacaaaactattttttgatAGTTAATAAGCAGTTtatcaaaaaacccaaaactgagTGATTTGAGTTTAAGAGATTTGAAGGCTCACTGTGTTGGGGAGCAAGAGCTCCTGTGTTCTCAGAAGTctttctagctggactaagaatcagaGTGACTTGAGAGGGGTTAAGAGGAATAAAACAGCTGTAACAGGTGTACATATGGGGGATCCACATAGACACAGGAATTCCAAAGTCAGGCAACATGAGGTCTGTATGTCACTCTGAAGTCAGAAGGGGTGGGGGTCTGTGTTTTCAGGAGAGTAATGCGCTTTGTGGGGCGATAAAAACATGTTTGGTAATTAGACATTTGCCCTGCTatacagatgggtcactcagataaaatttatctccgCTAATAACCCTTATTCTGAGAAAGACctccaatttagattcttctgtgttcttaagggaggggcagaagtttctcttgagcccacAGGGTTCTCAATACCTTctgctcaaaataatccacatgccaaactGGCACATTCTGAACCTCTTCAGCTGACTCCCAgcacaatgaatgaaaaagacCCCCACTAAGACACAACATTGGGGCATTTCAGATTCAGAGCATTGGGGATAAGGAAAACATCCTACaaatcttccaaaaagaaaaaaggtatgtaaaaaaggaaaagaatcagaaTGGCATTAGACTTTCAGCAATAGTGTGGTATGCTAGGAGACAATGAAGAAAtgcattcataattttaaaagaaaataatttcaacttGCTTTTTTCTCAACTAAGCCGTTCATCTCTGAAGGAAGGATAAAGACATAACCAAACTTATTTCCCATGTACCTTTTATCATGAAGCTACTTGAGGATACATTCTAGAAAAATCAGGACATAAACCAAGAAAGACATGATGCGGTCCTCAGAAATAGGGGATCTGACTCAGAAGAGAGATGAAAAAGGTTTCAGAATGATAGCCGTACAAAGGATTAGAGACTTTCAGTCCACATTAGAGAATGAGTTCCGGGAGAAAAACCCTCCAGGAAAAAAACCAGAGTCAATAGAGTAATAATGTTTGGTTGAACCATTTGAAACTCATGTTTTTGTAGATTAAAAAGAGTTGAACTATAGCGACATTATGTGCAGCATTAATAGTAGCTACATTCACAGTGTGTTTATTTCTTGTCAAAAGCAGTTGCGTGTATTGTCTCGCTTAATTCTCATGATGGTCAcaaggtaggtactgttattttctctattttaagacTGAGAAAACCGGGACAAAGGAAGATTAGGTTAAGGTCAGGTTGTCCTGGGTCATCCAGCCCATGTAGGTGATTTCTATGCAGGCAGTCTGGTTTCAGAGCATAGGttgcttcccgcccccccccccccataatgtCTCTAATAATGTCtctgcccaaggtggggcttgaactcgtgacccggagatcaagagttgcatgctctaccaactgagcagccaggtgccccgcagAGCACAGGTTCTTAACTGTTGTGCTATAACAGACAGCAGATTGGAGGATACTGTTCTGTGGAATCCGGCCGGTCCCAGGGGCGAGACCTGTAACACTGACTGCCAGGTTACCATACGGTGAAGCCCATTGTACATGGGCCCTACTCACCCACTCAGAACTTCCTATCAGCTCttgttgaaagaaactgaaaatgtatCATTCATGTTGGTAGAGAGATAAGAGAATGCATTGGTGAAAGAACAGAACAccataaaaaggaacatttagaggacaaaggtcttttttttttctctaagtttatttatttattttgagagagagagagagagagcacaagcaggtgaggggcagagagagaaagagaaccccaagcaggccccacatcgtcagcacggagcccgacacgggtctcaaccccacaaaccgtgagatcacgacctgagcagaaatcaagagtcggatgcttaaccgactgagctaccctgaCGCCCCTAGAGGACAAAGGTCTTTAAAATGAAGGCTATAATAGCAGAGCTGAAAATCAGCTCAACAGATGGAGGATGGAGTTGAGAATATCTAGAAATTAGAGcttaaaggaaagagggaaaagaaaagaaaatgggaagaccAATCCAGCTGCCTCAGCTCCAAATAATAGCCATttccaaagagaacaaagaaaacgGAAGGCAGAATGTCATCATTCAAGGACCTTTCCCAGAACTGAAGTTTATGAGCCTCAAGTTTGAAAGGGTCTGCCCGGTGCCCCGCACAACAGATGAAAATAGAGTCACTTAGAGGACATCATTGTAAAATTTTGGAACGCTGGGGACAAAGAGAAGATACCACAAGCTTCAGGGGAGGAAAAATGTAAGTCACATTCAAAGGATCCAGAATTGTGAGTGACTTTGGATTTATCGCTGTTAACACTGCAATCTACAAGCGATGCCTTCACAACTCTAGGAGAAGACGGATTTCAACACAGACTAGAaactatagatagatatacatgtaGAAGTTTGGGAATAGGCAGTGAGGGTGTGTGAGAGCTAATCCTCATGGATCATCATAGTAAACAGGTACTGTTTACTTTGGATAAATTTAGAAATAGCATTATAAGCACATAGTATAGAAATATGGTAGAATCTACCAGAAGAAATAGCTGAAAAAGTCAAAAGTGCTTGCTTTTAAGGGAGTTGTGTAGAGGGTTTGGTGAGCAGGATGTGGCCAATGACTGTTGGGTTTCATTATGGGCCTTTTGCTGCCTCGTAATTTCTGAATCTATCTGAGTTcatttaataaaagtttaaatcTGTTGTCTTGTATTACTTCATTAGGGTTATAGAAGGATCAAATGGAATAATATGAAAAAAGGTTTGTAAATTGTAAACTGTTCCTGAGCTGAAAGTGATAGTGTGATCGTGTTGACTAAGAGGCCGACTACTGTCTTGAAGGGCAGGTTGTCAGGGAGTTCCGTTTACGTGGTAGTTGATAACATCATTGTATCAGCTAACTGGAGCTACAGTAGGGCAGTCATAAAACTTCAGCAGCGTGcacatttcatttttgcttatgaGTCTAGGGTCAGCTTGTGGGTTTGTTGGTGTAAGCCAGGCTCAGCTGATCTCACCTGGGCTGTGTGTCTGAGCACGTCGTCTGCGGTTTGGCTGGTGCAGGATGGCCTCAGCCGCACAGCCAGTGGTTGGCTGTCAGCGGGGGCACCAGCTGTCTCCCGCGTGTTCTGTCCAGCAGGTTGGCCTCGGCTTGTTTTCatggcagaggagggaggccaAAAGAGAGCAGAAGTGTGCAGACCTCAAAGGCCTGGGCTCAGAACTAGCACACTGTCCTAACTGCCACATTCTCTTGTCCGAAGCAAGTCACAAAGAGGGGGAAGGAGATTCCATCCCTTTCTGGCAGGAGCTGCAAATTCACAGTGAAAAGGAAGGGTGGAGAAATGGGGCTGTCCTTGTCATTGAAGCCAAATATTTTTGTCCATTCACTTGGAATGGGAATGTGAAAGGCCACTAAAGACCTAAAACTGAACgtatgttcttttcctttgcagACAACGAGCAGGGTGTCCGAGTTTTCCATTTAGATCAACAACTTCAAATTCTTAGCATGGAGAATTCAGAGAAGACAGAAGTGGTTCTTCTTGCTTGTGGCTCCTTTAATCCTATCACCAACATGCACCTGAGGCTATTTGAGCTGGCCAAGGACTACATGAACGGAACAGGTAGGAACAGTAGCCAAAAGCAATAATAGGGTTCAGGTTCAGGCCACTACcccaaaatatggccctttgtcaTGTTGGACATTTTAAGCTGAAGCAGTTTGAAAAAATGGCAGAAACAGGAAGGTCACTctgacctcctccccacccttctcgGAAGCAGCTCAAAAAACCttcacatgaggggcgcctgggtgactcagtcagttaagtatccaactcttggtttctgctcaggtcatgatctcagggttgtgggatcgagccctgcgttgggctctgtgctgacagcgtggagcctgcttgggattctctctctctctctctctctctctctctctctctctctctctctctccccccctccccctccccccctctctctctgcctcttccccgcttgtgctcatTCTCAcgctctctcgaaataaataaacttaaaaaaaacgcCAACCAACTAACCAAACAAACCTTCATGTGGGAGGTGCCCTCCCTATACCGGGAGGAAAGGAGCATCCTTATTACTAAAGGCAAATCGATGCCTAGAAGAATCTAAACTAACAGGCCTTGCTAAATTTCCCTGAATTTTGTGAATGTACCTCAGACTCTGCCCTACCATTTTTCTCTACAACTGTCCACTCTTCACCAAACCAGACATAAAAATACCCAGGTTTAACTGTTATTTCCTTACGAAGGTACCACGTAACATAAGCcttctattaaataaatttctatgtttttctcctgtttttctttgtcagtttaatttttatttttttttattatttcgtaatgtttttatttattttgagacagagacaacatgagcaggggagggacagagagagagggagacacagaatccgaagcaagctcccggctcggagctgtcagcatagagcccgacgcagggctcaagctcacggactgtgagatcatgacctgagctgaagtcggacgctcaaccgactgagccacccaggcgccccattgtcagtttaatttttagaCCCAGCCAGGGACCCAAGGAGGGTCAAGGAAAATGATTTTCTCCCCtacataatatattttgtaatgtaAAGGATCATGCTATATGCTGATAGATAGATGGACGCCTGGGTGCTTAAACTCACCAATAATCCTAATAATTGGGGAACGAAGATTAAAAACAAGGTCTAGTTTGCCCATCACATGgacaaaaatgttaaaacttgATAATGTCAAGTATCAGAAGTTGAGGAGAAATGGGTTCTCGTATACACTGTAGGTGAACAATACCAATTGATTAAGGGTTTTTACgaggcaatttggcaatatcaaAATTTAGATTGTGTAGGGGGTGGGGAATTAGTGAtgaatggggacagagtttcagttggagAAGGTgcgaaagttctggagacggatggtcgGATGGCTGCAGAGATGTGAATGTGCCTGATGTCCCTGAGCTGTACAATGAAGGCAGTCAACGTGGCGAATTTTATGTTATGCCTGTTTCACCTCATTTATAAATGAGTGGGCggatggatggaaagaaagaaagaaagaaagaaagaaagaaagaacgaacctAAATCCCTTTTCTGAAACCCCAGGGGGCGGGACTCTGTTATAAAACCAGAGTGATGATAATCCTTCCTGTGTGTAAAATCTGACTTGTTACACCTCGCTTCAAATCTGACTCTTTATCCAGGAAAATACAGAGTTATCAAAGGCATCATCTCTCCTGTGGGCGATGCGTATAAGAAGAAAGGACTCATCTCTGCCCACCACCGAGTTATCATGGCAGAACTAGCCACCAAGAGTTCAGAATGGGTGGAAGTTGACACCTGGGAAAGTCTTCAGAAGGACTGGGTAGAGACCTTGAAGGTGCTAAGGTATTCATGGTGAGGTCGGCTTTGTCAGTCCTGCGGGAATGGGCCGGGCCTTTTTGCCTTGTGTCAGTGTGGCCCGTGTCTGTGAACAGAACACGTTTGCAAACCGTGACCAGGGTGGGGAGGGCGTTTTCGTGGGCTGCGCTGTTCCTCAGGTGTGGGGCGTGGCGTCTCCTTAGTCTTCATGTCCTTCGTCGTGTTGTTAGATGTTTGTGTGCTCGTTACTATTGCACCTCTGTGGGAGACAACATCCACGGAGAAGCCTGCCTGGCCTATCGGTGCCCCGAATGAGAAAGGCAAAATCATAAGAAGACATTGTTGTCATTAATCTTCTTACGTAtaaaagagagaggcaggtaggggctcctgggtggctcagttggttaagcatctgactttatgatctcactgctcatggattcgagccccacatcagacactgctgacagctcagagcctggagcctgcttcagactctgcgtctccctctctctctgcctctctctctctctctctctctctcaaaaataaacattaaaaaattttttttaaaagagagaggcaggtaATTTAAACAAGAGAAGCCATGGTGCCTGGTCGTGGACAGTCCTGATTTTGGGTGTTGCTTCCATGACGTCATACTGGGTTTGTCCCAGATCGCTGTGCTCATACCTTAGAAACATTTCCCGTTAAGGATTCAGAAACTAGAGTGAGCAACAGCTAATTAATTATTACTTAATGTTATCTTTCTGAAAAACCTTTCCATCTAATGTCAGTTCTTAGAGTTCTGAGCCTTCTGGTTCTGACCACATCAGTTAGGGTTTGGACAGGAAATAGAGACCACCCTGATTGTTTTAAGCAGAAAGGGATTTAGGTGCTCATGCAGAAGTGTcagagggctggaggaggggaagtCGGGTTTGTTTCAAGATCATACCTCCTTTAGCTGCGGTGGCCATTCAGAAAGCGGTTCCTGTCCCTGCTGCCACAAATGCGGCTGTGAAGCTGTCCCAGTCTCCTGAAGTTGGTGACTGGACAGTGGAATACAGGGTCTGGCCACTGTGCTCACTCTGTAAGAGGTTGCTTCTCAGGCTCCACAGCCCAGAAAGATGGCCTGTGCCTCCCATCTTCCTTCCAGCTCTCTTGTGAGTGAACCCTATCAGCAGAATCTCTCTCACGTGAGAACCTCTGGGAGGTGTGTCCGGGGGAAGATAGGACACCAGGCCAGCAGAGGCTATCTGGCACAGCAGCTTATCAAGAGGAACGGCTTTTCAGACTTGGCAGGGAGAAGTCAGCCCTCTTCACTGGCCAGAAATTCTCCCGTCAGATTCCAGCCTTCTGCATCCACGACCttacccagccccctccctgacAGCCTTGCTGTCCGTTACATATTAACGCAGCTGCTCAAGAGCGAAGGGAGTTAGGGGCACAGGACACACTTGGCTCCCCAGGTGTAGCTCATGTTGGGTAACCGCACGGTTGTAGAGCACTGGGCATCCTGCTGCCGATCCAGAACAAGGCTGCCTGTGAGTCCCGCCTGTGGTCCCTTCCTTCTAGGCTTCGGGCACTTGTCCTGTCTAGGACCTTATCCTTGGTGTTGTGGCTCTCCACTACTAGGTGAAGCCACACTCTTCAGCGGTCaagagtgtgggctctggaagCAGACTGCTGGGCTTCAAGCACCGGCTCTGCTACCTATAAGCTAAGTGCCCTTGGGCAAATTAGAGTTCTCTCTCAATGGGGATAATAAGCAGTTCTGATATAATGCTGGCAATAAGAGagttgctttactttttttttttttaagtttatttatttatttatttttttttttttttaattttttttttcaacgtttatttattttggggacagagagagacggagcatgaacgggggaggggcagagagagagggagacacagaatcggaaacaggctccaggctctgagccatcagcccagagcccgacgcggggctcgaactcacggactgcgagatcgtgacctggctgaagtcggacgcttaaccgactgcgccacccaggcgccccttaagttttatttattgaagtaatctctacacccagcgtggggctcaaactcacaactccaagatcaagagtcgcttttccgactgagccagccaggtgccccagtagagTTGCTTTACAAAAGCCAGAGCATTCACTCAGTCAGGTTGTTACTGAATGCCTCCTGCGTCCCAGGGAGTCTGCCAAGAGCTGGAGTTACAGCTCTAAGCTTTCACTTCCCTCCAttatgggaataataataacaataatgatatttAGTGCATGGGATGTTGGGAAGATTTCATCAAATGATCCATGCAAAGGACTTAGTGGAGTGCTTAGCACATAATAACTAATGTTAACTCTTATTATTGTGACACACACATAAAGCTTAGAATAGTAATCGCTACCATCTGTTGTGTTCCCAGGATCTCCTTACTTTCTATGCCCGATAGCCAGTCCCTGGGCACTACTGGCCAGCCTCCACGCTGACCCGGAAGTACTGGGTGCTGGTCAGTATCCATTCTGACTGATAGGCTTTGGGTGTACCTGTGGTTTGCATGCTCTTAATATGACACAGCCTGGACCTTGGGCCAGAGGCTCTAAGCCATCTCCAGAGAGACAGTATTCTGGTTGAATGTTGTGAGAAGAGGATGTTCTACTGCTTTGTTGTTTTCTAGACACCATCAGGAGAAACTGGAGGCCAGTAGCTGTGATCACCAGCAGGACTCACCTAGGCTGGAGAGGCCTGGACGGAAAAGGAAGTGGGCTGAACAAAGACAAGATTTTAGTCAAAAGGAATTGCTAGAGCCAAAAACAAAAGGTCTGTATGTTTTATCAAGACTTACCGACTGGAGTGGATAAGATTCTAGTGCTGAGCAAGCCccctttgtattttcatttcatattcaGGATGCTTGGCTGCCTGGAAAATGCCCCTTGTTAGTTTTGGGAccggaggagggaaggagaggaaggaaaaggcacCTTGAACTTACTTCTCCTGCAGCGGTCCTTAACTTTTGCAGTTCCTAGATCTCTTTTGAGAATCTGATTCGTATCAAAACTATGAACCCTCTAGCCAGAAAAACACATAGATGCATTCATTTTGACTCAGGGAGTTATTAGCAAAGCAGACCGTGaagctgtgttttcttcttcccagATGTGCCAAAAGTAAAGCTGCTGTGTGGGGCAGATTTATTGGAATCATTCGGTGTTCCCAATCTGTGGAAGAGTGAGGATATCACCCGAATTGTAGGAGATTATGGGCTCATCTGTATTACTCGGGCTGGAAACGATGCTGAGAAATTCATCTACGAATCCGACGCACTGTGGAAACACCGGAACAACATTCACCTGGTAAATGAATGGATCACCAATGACATCTCCTCCACAAAGATCCGGCGAGCCCTCAGAAGGGGCCAGAGCATTCGCTACTTGGTGCCAGACCTTGTCCGAGAGTATATCGAAAAGCATGACCTGTACAGCCCTGAGAGCGAGGAGAGGAATGTTGGGGTCGTCCTGGCTCCCTTGCAGAAAAACACTGCAGAAGCTAACTCGTGACTCCTGCACTTTGGACTTGTCTGTTGGGAATGTGAAAGAGTCTGGGTGTTAGTGACTGGGAAGAAGAATCGTGATCCTGTTTCATAAactaaagctttttaaaagtttggtaaAAATCACCAGTAGATGAAAatatggtttgtctttttttttttttttttttttttttttaatgtagtgctttttaaaaaaaaaaaaacatgtttatttggagagagagcgagtgggagaaggtcagagagaaagagggagagagagaatcccaagcaggctcctcactgtcagtgcagagcccaacgtagggttCGAttctgtgaactgtgagattatgacctgagccaaattaggaattggatgctcaactgactgagccacccaggcgcccccacgtcTATCTTTTTATTGGAAATTGTCAAAATGGATGTTTTcaagatggtcttttttttttttttttttaagaatgtacaaatcctttaatctttaaaacaagGGACTGGCAGCACTAAAACCAGAAGACATTCAACTGTACTAACTACAAATAAGTCAGAAAGGACCTCTCTGGTCTACCACATAAGCGGAGCAAAGTGGGAAAGCAAGAGTCCATTTA is a genomic window containing:
- the NMNAT1 gene encoding nicotinamide/nicotinic acid mononucleotide adenylyltransferase 1 yields the protein MENSEKTEVVLLACGSFNPITNMHLRLFELAKDYMNGTGKYRVIKGIISPVGDAYKKKGLISAHHRVIMAELATKSSEWVEVDTWESLQKDWVETLKVLRHHQEKLEASSCDHQQDSPRLERPGRKRKWAEQRQDFSQKELLEPKTKDVPKVKLLCGADLLESFGVPNLWKSEDITRIVGDYGLICITRAGNDAEKFIYESDALWKHRNNIHLVNEWITNDISSTKIRRALRRGQSIRYLVPDLVREYIEKHDLYSPESEERNVGVVLAPLQKNTAEANS